In Candidatus Bathyarchaeota archaeon, one DNA window encodes the following:
- a CDS encoding signal recognition particle subunit SRP19/SEC65 family protein, translating to MRKKRRLVFWPAYFESNNTRGEGRRVPKAQAIRSVSIGELYRAAEELELNPELKPSSAYTKKPWDRTGSVIVNKAKSKTLTTTEIASRIRSNRSKR from the coding sequence GTGAGGAAAAAACGCAGACTAGTATTCTGGCCAGCTTATTTCGAGTCTAATAATACTAGAGGGGAAGGCCGAAGAGTGCCCAAGGCACAGGCTATCCGGAGCGTCAGTATTGGTGAGCTCTATAGAGCGGCTGAGGAACTTGAGTTGAACCCGGAATTGAAACCTAGTTCAGCCTACACAAAAAAGCCATGGGATCGGACAGGATCCGTCATTGTCAATAAGGCTAAGTCGAAAACACTCACCACAACTGAGATCGCGTCGCGGATACGCTCAAACCGATCCAAAAGATAA
- a CDS encoding SMC-Scp complex subunit ScpB: MMISNIQNNKRLAMLEAALYAAGRPVELKNMKVIARTKSDKVIAGLIRELSLRYEARRSALEVMILPGNRAVMRLKQRFDHSVKRFTKRPLLSIGPLKTLSYVAYNQPVLQGQVVADRGNHVYSHLKRMADMGLISRERNENRAYVIKTTPFFADYFGFGTDPMNTKIQLRRIFNQIKIHRLDNGNGESAGRKTLNLAFDGSTIAEPMDKLP; encoded by the coding sequence ATGATGATCAGCAATATCCAGAACAATAAACGCTTGGCGATGCTTGAGGCGGCTCTTTATGCTGCAGGGCGTCCGGTTGAACTTAAGAACATGAAAGTAATCGCCAGAACGAAATCGGATAAGGTGATCGCAGGTTTAATCCGAGAACTCTCTCTTCGATACGAGGCTCGGAGGAGTGCTTTAGAGGTCATGATCCTGCCAGGAAACAGAGCCGTCATGAGGCTCAAACAGAGGTTTGATCATTCGGTGAAGAGATTTACAAAAAGGCCACTTCTCTCAATCGGTCCCCTTAAGACCCTGTCCTACGTTGCCTATAATCAACCTGTACTCCAGGGTCAGGTTGTGGCGGACAGAGGAAACCACGTCTACTCTCACCTTAAGAGGATGGCGGACATGGGGCTAATCTCCAGAGAGAGAAACGAGAACAGAGCCTATGTGATCAAAACAACCCCGTTCTTCGCTGACTATTTCGGTTTTGGCACGGATCCCATGAATACGAAAATACAACTCAGAAGAATATTCAATCAGATAAAAATCCACAGACTGGATAACGGAAATGGGGAGAGCGCTGGGCGAAAGACCCTCAATCTGGCTTTCGACGGGAGCACCATCGCAGAGCCCATGGATAAGCTCCCCTAA
- a CDS encoding 30S ribosomal protein S8e — MAWQSGITKRKKTGGKKRAYRSKRLRDAGSAPLQSELGNTIRRVESGKSRLLKVKLFSDNVVNVSDPSTGTTERLEIRDVVENPANIDYNRRGVITKGAIVRTDEGLAKIVSRPGQHGVFNAIVIKEE, encoded by the coding sequence ATGGCTTGGCAGAGTGGGATAACAAAGCGAAAAAAGACGGGCGGAAAGAAGAGAGCCTATAGATCCAAGAGGCTTAGGGACGCGGGTAGCGCTCCATTGCAATCTGAACTGGGAAATACCATTAGGAGGGTGGAGTCTGGGAAGAGTCGCCTCCTCAAGGTGAAGCTATTCTCTGACAATGTTGTCAACGTCTCCGACCCATCAACAGGGACAACCGAGAGACTTGAGATCCGTGACGTCGTGGAGAACCCTGCAAACATTGACTACAACAGGCGAGGAGTTATCACCAAAGGAGCCATCGTGCGTACTGATGAAGGCCTCGCAAAAATAGTCTCAAGACCAGGGCAGCACGGCGTTTTCAATGCAATCGTCATAAAAGAGGAGTAG